The following is a genomic window from Hymenobacter monticola.
ATCCGGGCCGACGTGCGCCAGGCCGTGAACAACATGGAGTTCAGCCAGGCCCGTTACAACAACGCCGAGCAGCAGGTAGCGCAGGCCAGCGACGCCCTCACCCGCGCCCAGGGCCGTTACCGCTACGGCGTAGGCCAGAACCTCGACGTGCTCGACGCCGAAACCCAACTGGCCCAGGCACGCCTGGCCCGCGCTCAGGCCATGTACAACTACACCCTCGGCCAATTCCAACTGAAGCGCGCCACCGGCGAGCAGATTTGGCAATAGCTGTTAGGGCAGGAGGGTAAGAGGTTATGGGGGTAGGATTTTTCGCTTCCCCTCTACCCCATCACCTATCAACTCCTACCCTCCCACCCCCACACCCTCCTACCCTAAAAATGAACCTCTCCACCATCCTTTGTCCGCTCGATTTCTCGGCCGCGTCGGCTGGACTGGTGGCGTATGCGGCCGCGCTGGCTGCTGCCACGGGGGCCGAACTGCGGCTGCTGCATGTGTGCGAGCCCCAGGAGGACCCCAGCGGCCAGCAGTCCGACGCGAAGGTGTTTGGCTCGTGCAAAGACCGGATGCAGAACCTGCGCGCCGCCGCCGAAGAAGCCGGTGTGGCCAAGGTGCACACCGGCATGGTGCGCGGCGAAGCGGCCCCGGAAATCATAGCCGAGGCCGACCGCCAACAGGCTGATTTAATTGTTATTGGGTCGCACGGCCAAACGGGCCTCACCCGCTTTTTGATGGGAACGACGGCCGAAATCGTGCTGCGTACCGCCCGGTGCGCCACGCTGCTAGTGCGGGCCCCGCTCCAAACTGAAACGGCAGCGCAGGCCTAAGCCGGCCGCTGCACCTCTCCCTTTTTCGTAAAACACCGCCCCCGAATATTTACCAAGATGGCCCAGACCGAAACCTCCCCTGCTGTGCAAAATGCCCCCGCTCCTTACCCCAACGCGGCCTCGACCGAAGCCGAGCCGATGGAGGAGCCCAAAAAGCGCAACCCGCTTGTACTCATCATTCTGGCTGTGATTCTGCTGGCCGGTGGCTTTTATGGCTACACGCGCTACCAGTTTGCCAAAGCCCACGAAAGCACCGACGACGCCCAGGTAGAAGGCGACGTGTACCCGGTGCTGCCCCGCGTGGGCGGCCCGGTGCTGGAAGTGAAAGTGGACGACAACATTCCCGTGAAAAAGGGCCAGGTCCTCGTCACCCTCGACCCGTCTGACTACCAGCAGCGCGTGAATGCCGCCGAGGCGGCCCTCTTTGCCGCCCAGGCCCAGGTGACGGCCGCCCGTGCCGGCGTGGCCACTGCCCAGGCCAACGTGCGCTCGGCCCAAACCGGCATCGGCGTGAGCCAGGCCAACCAGGAGCGCCTGCAGAAGGACCTGAAGCGCAGTACCTTCCTGCGCCAGCAAGACATCATTCCGCAGAGTGAGTACGACGCCGTGCAGGCCAACCTGAAAGCCACCGCCGCCCAGCGCGCCACCGCCACCGACCAGGTGAGCGTGGCCCGCCAGCAGGTGGCCGCCGCCCAGCAGCAGATTGCCGTGGCTCAGGCCGTGGTAAAGCAGCGCCAGGCCGACCTCGACAACGCCAAACTGCAGCTGAGCTACACCACCATCGTGGCCCCGCAGGACGGCATCATCAGCAAGAAAAATGTGCAGCCCGGCCAGGTAGTAGGCCCCGGCCAGCAGCTCTTTGGCATCGTGGGAAGCGCCCGCACCTGGGTGGTGGCCAACTTCAAGGAAACCCAGTTGGAAGACATGAAAGTGGGCCAGCCCGTGAAACTGGAAGTGGACGCCTACCCCAACGAGGAATTCAGCGGCCACATCGAGAGCCTCTCGGCTGCTACCGGCGCCCGCTTCGCCCTGTTGCCCCCCGACAATGCCAGCGGCAACTTCGTGAAAGTGACCCAGCGCATCCCCGTCCGCATTGCCCTGGATAAGGTTGACCCCGAGCACCCCTTGCGTGCCGGCATGAGCGTGAATGCGGTGGTAGCGGTGAAGTAATTTTAGGGTAAGAAGGTATGGGGGTAGGAGGGTAAGAGTTTTTCTGCTCTCCTATTCCTTACCGTTCTGGCCGCCAGCTTTTTTCTGTTTATCGCGAGCCGTTTTTTCGGCTTTGCCGAGGATAGACATTATGGACTTGGCTTCGGTCAATAACTCATCAAGCCTTCCTTCGGGTAGGTGGCCTGCTTCGCTTAATAGCTCTAGCCACAGTACCGATTCGTCGGCTTCTTCTAGTGCAATGTGCAGTTTCGCCAAGAACTCCCGCTCGGAGCGGGCCCGGCACGCGGCGCGATAATTCGCAGCCACTGAAGAGCCAGAGTGCACCAACTGCATCCCAGCCGTTCGGCACGATGGCGCGGTTGGAAGTCGGTCCACCAGCTTCATGATGCGCAGGGCAAACGCTTTGGTTCGCTGTCGAAATTCTTCAGCAAAATCAAAATTCGACAGACTGTTCGACATAGCAGGAGAGTGAGTTGAGGTATCACCCAAAGAAACAACTCCTACCCGCTTACCCCCACACCCTCCTACCCCATAAAACATGGAAACCGGATTTACCAAGTGGATTATCGTTGTGACGGTGGTCCTCTGCTGCTTGCTGGAGCTTATTGACACCAGCATCGTGAACGTGGCCCTGACCCAGATGATGGGCAACCTCTCGGCCACGCAGCAGGAAGTAACTTGGGTGATTGCCTCCTACGGCATCGCCAACGTGATTGTGATTCCGATGACCGGCTTCCTGGCCGAGCAGTTCGGGCGTCGCAACTACTATTTTGTGTCGGTGGTCATCTTCACGCTGGCCTCCATGGCCTGCGGCCAGAGCACCAACATCTGGGAGTTGGTGGCGTTTCGCTTCATCCAGGGCATCGG
Proteins encoded in this region:
- a CDS encoding four helix bundle protein is translated as MSNSLSNFDFAEEFRQRTKAFALRIMKLVDRLPTAPSCRTAGMQLVHSGSSVAANYRAACRARSEREFLAKLHIALEEADESVLWLELLSEAGHLPEGRLDELLTEAKSIMSILGKAEKTARDKQKKAGGQNGKE
- a CDS encoding HlyD family secretion protein, with translation MAQTETSPAVQNAPAPYPNAASTEAEPMEEPKKRNPLVLIILAVILLAGGFYGYTRYQFAKAHESTDDAQVEGDVYPVLPRVGGPVLEVKVDDNIPVKKGQVLVTLDPSDYQQRVNAAEAALFAAQAQVTAARAGVATAQANVRSAQTGIGVSQANQERLQKDLKRSTFLRQQDIIPQSEYDAVQANLKATAAQRATATDQVSVARQQVAAAQQQIAVAQAVVKQRQADLDNAKLQLSYTTIVAPQDGIISKKNVQPGQVVGPGQQLFGIVGSARTWVVANFKETQLEDMKVGQPVKLEVDAYPNEEFSGHIESLSAATGARFALLPPDNASGNFVKVTQRIPVRIALDKVDPEHPLRAGMSVNAVVAVK
- a CDS encoding universal stress protein, with the protein product MNLSTILCPLDFSAASAGLVAYAAALAAATGAELRLLHVCEPQEDPSGQQSDAKVFGSCKDRMQNLRAAAEEAGVAKVHTGMVRGEAAPEIIAEADRQQADLIVIGSHGQTGLTRFLMGTTAEIVLRTARCATLLVRAPLQTETAAQA